The following proteins come from a genomic window of Chionomys nivalis chromosome 9, mChiNiv1.1, whole genome shotgun sequence:
- the Prokr2 gene encoding prokineticin receptor 2: MAAQNRTVSFAPGLNPPQDHASSLPFNFSYGDYDLPLDEDEDVTKTQTFFAARIVIGVALAGIMLVCGVGNFVFIAALARYKKLRNLTNLLIANLAISDFLVAIVCCPFEMDYYVVRQLSWEHGHELCVSVNYLRTVSLYVSTNALLAIAIDRYLAIVHPLKPRMNYQTAWFLIALVWMVSILIAIPSAYFTTETILVVVKNQEKTFCGQIWPVDQQLYYKSYFLFVFGLEFVGPVVTMTLCYARISQELWFKAVPGFQTEQIRKRLRCRRKTVLLLMGILTAYVLCWAPFYGFTIVRDFFPTVFVKEKHYLTAFYVVECIAMSNSMINTMCFVMVKNNTMKYFKKMLLLHWWPSPYGSKSSADLDLKTSGVPATEEVDCIRLK; encoded by the exons ATGGCCGCCCAGAACAGAACCGTTAGCTTTGCACCTGGCTTGAATCCACCTCAAGACcatgcctcctccctccccttcaacttcAGTTACGGTGATTACGACCTTCCCCTGGATGAGGATGAGGACGTGACCAAGACACAGACCTTCTTTGCAGCCAGGATTGTCATTGGCGTGGCACTGGCAGGCATCATGCTAGTCTGTGGCGTCGGCAACTTTGTCTTCATTGCTGCCCTCGCCCGCTACAAGAAGCTACGCAACCTTACCAACCTCCTCATTGCTAACTTGGCCATCTCAGACTTCCTGGTGGCGATTGTCTGCTGCCCCTTTGAGATGGACTATTACGTAGTACGTCAGCTTTCCTGGGAGCATGGCCACGAGCTTTGCGTCTCTGTCAACTACCTTCGTACGGTCTCGCTGTATGTGTCCACCAATGCCCTGCTGGCCATTGCTATTGACAG atACCTGGCCATTGTCCACCCCTTGAAGCCGCGGATGAATTATCAGACCGCCTGGTTCCTGATTGCTTTGGTCTGGATGGTCTCCATCCTTATTGCCATCCCATCTGCCTACTTCACCACAGAAACCATCCTCGTTGTTGTCAAGAACCAGGAAAAGACCTTCTGTGGCCAGATCTGGCCTGTGGACCAGCAGCTCTACTACAAATCCTATTTCCTCTTCGTCTTTGGCCTTGAGTTCGTGGGCCCGGTTGTCACCATGACCCTGTGCTATGCCAGGATCTCCCAGGAGCTTTGGTTCAAAGCTGTACCTGGCTTCCAGACGGAGCAGATCCGCAAGCGGTTGCGCTGCCGCCGCAAGACCGTGCTACTACTCATGGGCATCCTCACGGCCTATGTGCTGTGCTGGGCGCCTTTCTATGGCTTTACCATCGTGCGAGACTTCTTCCCTACTGTGTTTGTGAAGGAGAAGCactacctcactgccttctatgTCGTTGAGTGCATCGCCATGAGCAACAGCATGATCAACACCATGTGCTTCGTGATGGTCAAGAACAACACCATGAAGTACTTCaagaagatgctgctgctgcacTGGTGGCCCTCTCCCTACGGCAGCAAGTCCAGCGCTGACCTTGACCTCAAAACCAGTGGGGTGCCAGCCACAGAAGAGGTGGATTGTATCAGGTTGAAGTAG